A DNA window from Iodobacter ciconiae contains the following coding sequences:
- the astE gene encoding succinylglutamate desuccinylase, whose amino-acid sequence MSNSFLEQTLAGKTCIALPYCLPNGTHVQVMDEGVIRFEPKNPGDRQLDMVLSCGIHGNETAPVELLDRIVSQILEGQLKVRARVLCVFGNIEAMRQGVRCIDQDMNRLFCRLPDVEDGDEARRAAMLEMQLMRFFSRSIQDSKPRLHYDLHTAIHGSLIEKFAIYPLPPQGRDFDPLQVARLASAGVDAVLLQSTTSTTFSFFSSQHCGAAAFTIELGRAMPFGQNGGVDLSKMQAYLEGLISGDLPDGDVVPAHLGLYKVSREIIKQSDAFVLHIDAKMDNFTPLAPGTILAEDEGMQYVVHETDARVIFPNPDIAVGQRAGLVIVPTESYLR is encoded by the coding sequence ATGAGTAACTCTTTTTTAGAACAAACTTTGGCAGGTAAAACCTGTATTGCCTTGCCATATTGCCTGCCCAATGGCACGCATGTGCAGGTGATGGATGAAGGGGTGATTCGCTTTGAGCCTAAAAATCCAGGTGACAGACAGCTGGATATGGTGCTGAGCTGCGGTATTCATGGCAATGAAACGGCACCTGTCGAACTACTTGATCGGATTGTCAGCCAGATTTTAGAAGGTCAGTTAAAAGTGCGCGCACGCGTACTTTGTGTGTTTGGTAATATTGAGGCCATGCGTCAGGGTGTGCGCTGCATTGATCAGGATATGAACCGCTTGTTTTGCCGTCTGCCGGATGTGGAAGACGGCGATGAAGCTCGCCGTGCCGCTATGCTGGAAATGCAGCTGATGCGGTTTTTTTCCAGATCGATTCAGGATAGTAAGCCGCGTCTTCATTACGATTTACATACGGCGATTCATGGCTCCCTGATTGAAAAATTTGCTATTTACCCCTTACCACCACAGGGCCGGGATTTTGATCCTTTGCAGGTGGCTCGTTTAGCCAGCGCAGGTGTGGATGCGGTGCTTTTGCAATCAACCACATCGACTACATTCTCGTTTTTCTCCAGCCAGCATTGCGGTGCAGCGGCCTTTACCATTGAGCTGGGCCGGGCGATGCCTTTTGGGCAAAATGGCGGTGTGGATTTAAGTAAAATGCAGGCCTATCTGGAAGGTTTAATCAGCGGAGATTTACCGGATGGTGATGTGGTGCCCGCTCATTTGGGTTTGTATAAAGTCTCGCGCGAAATCATCAAGCAGAGCGATGCTTTCGTTTTACATATTGATGCAAAAATGGATAATTTTACCCCGCTGGCTCCCGGTACCATTCTGGCTGAGGATGAAGGCATGCAGTATGTTGTGCATGAAACCGATGCCCGGGTGATCTTTCCTAACCCTGATATTGCTGTTGGGCAGCGTGCAGGATTAGTGATTGTGCCAACAGAGAGTTATTTGCGCTGA
- the astD gene encoding succinylglutamate-semialdehyde dehydrogenase encodes MQLIDGRWSVGKGDAWASRNPVSQQAVWVGNAASGQEVDAAVVAARAAFPLWRDTELSNRIAVLRCFADLLQANSDELAATIGLETGKPRWEAVMEVASMVSKVDISIRAFEERTFRKEFTQGDASVILRHRPHGVVAVLGPYNFPAHLPNGHIVPALLAGNTVVFKPSEYAPMTAQKTVELWLAAGLPVGVMNLLQGGAATGALLTAHADLDGVFFTGSSAAGFAVHQQFSDRPDKILALEMGGNNALVVDEVRDISAAIHHVIQSAFISAGQRCSCARRLFVPEGEWGDLFLERLINVSAELRVGPWDAEPPPFMGAMITMDKADKMLAVQESLIRQGGKALLKMCRLNPGTAMLTAGILDVSEIAELPDEEYFGPLLQLQRYGHFDEAIRLANRSRFGLAAGLLSDRHERYKLFWRESRAGIVNWNKPLTGASSAGPFGGVGSSGNHRPSAYYAADYCAYPVASLETELLAMPSVLLPGMSID; translated from the coding sequence ATGCAGTTAATCGATGGGCGCTGGTCTGTGGGTAAGGGCGATGCGTGGGCTTCACGTAATCCGGTGAGTCAGCAGGCAGTTTGGGTAGGCAATGCAGCAAGTGGGCAGGAAGTTGATGCGGCTGTAGTGGCGGCAAGGGCAGCGTTTCCATTGTGGCGGGACACGGAGCTGAGTAACCGGATTGCGGTGCTTCGTTGTTTTGCCGATTTATTGCAAGCCAATTCTGACGAGCTTGCAGCCACTATCGGGCTGGAAACGGGTAAGCCCCGCTGGGAAGCGGTCATGGAAGTTGCCAGCATGGTGAGTAAGGTCGATATTTCGATCCGTGCTTTTGAGGAGCGTACTTTTCGCAAGGAATTTACTCAAGGAGATGCCAGTGTAATTTTACGTCACCGCCCGCATGGTGTGGTGGCCGTACTGGGGCCTTACAATTTTCCTGCCCATTTGCCTAACGGGCACATCGTTCCTGCTTTACTGGCAGGTAATACTGTGGTTTTCAAGCCTTCTGAATACGCGCCGATGACGGCTCAAAAGACGGTTGAGCTTTGGCTGGCGGCAGGTTTGCCTGTTGGCGTGATGAATTTATTGCAGGGTGGGGCGGCAACAGGCGCTTTGCTGACTGCCCATGCTGATTTGGATGGCGTGTTTTTTACCGGCAGCTCGGCAGCAGGCTTTGCCGTACATCAGCAGTTTTCAGACCGGCCGGATAAAATTCTGGCGTTGGAGATGGGGGGCAATAATGCGCTGGTTGTCGATGAGGTCCGAGATATATCTGCCGCCATCCATCATGTAATTCAATCTGCCTTTATTTCTGCCGGTCAGCGCTGCTCATGTGCCCGGCGCCTCTTTGTGCCAGAGGGAGAATGGGGTGATTTATTCTTGGAGCGCCTGATCAATGTCAGCGCCGAATTACGAGTGGGCCCGTGGGATGCCGAGCCGCCTCCCTTTATGGGGGCCATGATTACCATGGATAAGGCGGATAAAATGCTGGCAGTACAAGAGTCATTGATTCGGCAGGGCGGCAAGGCTTTACTGAAAATGTGCCGCCTGAACCCTGGCACAGCAATGCTTACGGCTGGTATTCTGGATGTTAGCGAAATTGCAGAGTTGCCTGACGAAGAATATTTTGGTCCGCTACTGCAATTGCAGCGTTATGGTCACTTTGATGAGGCTATCCGCCTGGCTAACCGCAGCCGTTTCGGTTTGGCAGCGGGTCTGCTTTCTGATCGTCATGAGCGCTATAAACTATTCTGGCGCGAATCACGGGCGGGTATTGTTAATTGGAACAAACCACTGACCGGTGCTTCCAGTGCAGGGCCGTTTGGCGGGGTAGGCTCCAGCGGTAATCACCGCCCCAGTGCCTATTACGCAGCAGATTATTGTGCTTACCCTGTCGCATCTTTAGAAACAGAATTATTAGCAATGCCCTCTGTTTTGCTGCCGGGTATGTCAATTGATTAA
- a CDS encoding chemotaxis protein CheA, which translates to MDLDSAREALIEEARDLLNSMESALLTIEGSNASSEEIDSLFRVAHTIKGSAALFSLDHIVLFTHSMESLLDLVRNNEISINEKMISILLDCKDYLSLLINAVENKTENIDPDPENRATLLNLLDTFLIPTNQIQTISSTDSIEKDEQKQAGDSHWHISLRFNKNNLINGMDPLEFIRYLCTLGKISYIYTITDNIPPLDNINTEDCYLGFEIDLESSKDKKTIESAFDFIRKDSTIRILPPHAKMQEYIDLIHSLPEPPQLLGEIILKGGSITPLELEEILHIQKTEPDRQLGSIFVEENIVAAPVVAAALQKQKQIEDKKNSELKFIKVEAGKLDTLINMVGELVIAGAAANLISKKSNNPAMNEACANLSELVEQIRNSALNLRMVQIKEVFERFPRVIRDTAKDLNKQINLKLMGTETELDKSMIEKLSDPLMHIIRNALDHGIELPQDRINKGKAAQGEIILNAFHDSGSVVIEISDDGAGLNKERILNKAIEKKLINKEAILSEHEIHQLIFAAGFSTAETITHLSGRGVGMDVVKRNIEQLRGEVEVLSEEDSGSIFSIRLPLTMAIIDGFQVMVADSTFVIPLDLVLECAELTPDDEQHNFVNLRGKVLPFIRLRNLFDLPENKSNKENIVVIQYGQHRAGLVVDKLIGEFQAVIKPLGLLFKELKGISGSTILGSGEVALILDVAQLVQFAHKKADISRNTTHKTPLLPLPIPTTSSSDGEQ; encoded by the coding sequence ATGGATTTAGACAGCGCCAGAGAAGCTCTTATTGAAGAGGCCAGAGACCTGCTTAATTCAATGGAATCAGCACTTCTTACTATTGAAGGCAGTAATGCCAGTAGTGAAGAAATTGATTCACTGTTTCGTGTGGCACACACCATAAAAGGCTCTGCGGCGCTTTTTTCTCTCGATCATATTGTTCTTTTCACCCATAGCATGGAAAGCTTACTGGATTTAGTCAGAAATAATGAAATCAGTATCAATGAAAAAATGATTTCTATTTTGCTTGACTGTAAAGATTATCTCAGCCTGTTAATTAATGCAGTAGAAAACAAAACAGAAAATATTGATCCAGATCCGGAAAACCGTGCAACACTGCTTAACCTGCTCGATACTTTTTTAATACCAACGAACCAGATACAAACAATATCTTCCACGGACTCCATTGAAAAAGACGAGCAAAAACAGGCAGGAGACAGCCACTGGCATATTTCTTTGCGTTTTAATAAAAATAATTTAATTAACGGCATGGATCCGCTCGAATTTATTCGATATTTATGCACTCTGGGCAAGATAAGTTATATCTATACAATTACTGACAATATCCCTCCTCTAGACAATATTAATACAGAAGACTGCTATTTAGGTTTTGAAATAGATCTCGAATCCAGCAAAGATAAAAAAACCATTGAAAGCGCATTTGATTTTATTCGTAAAGACAGCACAATACGCATTCTCCCCCCGCATGCAAAAATGCAGGAATATATTGACCTTATTCACTCACTCCCCGAGCCCCCACAGCTTCTGGGTGAAATTATTCTGAAAGGAGGATCAATCACACCATTAGAGCTGGAGGAAATTCTTCACATTCAAAAAACCGAGCCAGACCGGCAACTGGGCAGTATTTTTGTCGAAGAAAACATTGTTGCAGCCCCTGTTGTCGCAGCCGCATTGCAAAAACAAAAACAAATTGAAGATAAAAAAAATAGTGAGCTGAAGTTTATCAAAGTGGAAGCAGGCAAACTCGATACTCTGATCAATATGGTAGGGGAGCTCGTTATTGCAGGAGCTGCCGCCAATTTAATTTCAAAAAAATCTAATAACCCAGCAATGAATGAAGCTTGTGCTAATTTATCTGAACTGGTAGAACAAATCAGAAACAGTGCATTAAACCTAAGAATGGTACAAATCAAAGAAGTGTTCGAACGCTTCCCCAGAGTTATTCGTGATACCGCTAAAGATTTAAATAAACAAATCAATCTTAAATTAATGGGGACAGAAACAGAATTAGACAAAAGCATGATAGAAAAATTAAGTGACCCACTTATGCATATTATTCGTAACGCCCTTGATCATGGCATTGAGCTGCCACAAGACAGAATAAATAAAGGAAAAGCAGCGCAGGGAGAAATCATCCTAAATGCCTTTCATGACTCAGGCAGCGTGGTTATTGAAATCAGCGATGATGGTGCAGGATTAAATAAAGAACGTATTTTAAACAAAGCAATAGAAAAAAAATTAATCAACAAAGAAGCCATTCTCAGTGAACATGAAATTCATCAGCTCATTTTTGCTGCAGGGTTTTCTACCGCAGAAACAATCACCCACCTATCTGGCCGTGGCGTAGGCATGGATGTAGTTAAACGCAATATTGAGCAATTGCGTGGGGAAGTAGAAGTTTTATCCGAAGAAGACTCAGGAAGTATTTTTAGTATTCGCCTACCGCTTACGATGGCAATTATTGATGGTTTTCAAGTAATGGTTGCCGATTCTACCTTTGTTATTCCTCTTGATTTGGTACTGGAATGCGCCGAGCTTACCCCCGATGACGAACAGCATAATTTTGTGAATTTACGTGGAAAAGTATTGCCTTTTATTCGTTTACGCAACCTCTTTGATTTACCAGAAAACAAGAGCAATAAAGAAAATATTGTGGTAATTCAATATGGTCAACATCGAGCAGGGCTTGTTGTTGATAAGTTAATTGGTGAATTTCAGGCTGTCATCAAGCCACTTGGCCTGCTATTTAAAGAATTAAAAGGTATTAGTGGTTCCACAATTCTTGGGTCAGGGGAAGTAGCACTTATTTTGGATGTTGCCCAACTGGTGCAGTTTGCTCATAAAAAAGCAGACATATCACGCAATACTACCCATAAAACACCACTATTACCACTTCCTATTCCAACAACAAGCAGTAGTGATGGAGAACAATAA
- a CDS encoding methyl-accepting chemotaxis protein codes for MNWIKNAKIGNKLLISFMLIASISLLVGIIGISKIAQLNKLVQYMYTDQLIPIKDNANANLQAVYIARRLNFYVFSNDEKMQKEIVLEMDNYEKKMMELIAKFNNTQQTETSQKIIQELPADWQAFKATQQKVIHSVDQKEDIEKTKQIILNEVRPAFQKFDDNLSALLDIKETTSKQSFEHANEVTAQITILMASIIICSFLISIMIAFFITRQIMRQIGGEPSLAVSIANQVASGNLTINTTLTQGDQSSIIFSLQKMTHTLNQVMSNIYSTSNALASSSEQVSAASQNLSQNASEQAASIEETSSSLEEITSTISQNNENAKITEGISGKASVKAAEGGAAVKETVFAMQLITGKIKIIDDIAYQTNLLALNAAIEAARAGEHGKGFAVVAAEVRKLAERSQIAAQEISELADSSVRQAAGAGERLGEIVPLIKKTADLVEEISAASQEQSSGIEQINTAMSQISQTTQGNAAAAEELNSTAEELSIHASRLQEMIGFFQTGKTSKI; via the coding sequence ATGAACTGGATTAAAAATGCCAAAATCGGCAACAAACTGCTTATTTCATTTATGCTTATTGCAAGCATATCGCTATTGGTAGGGATTATCGGCATTAGTAAAATAGCACAGCTCAATAAACTAGTGCAATATATGTATACTGACCAACTTATCCCAATCAAAGATAATGCTAATGCCAATTTACAAGCTGTTTACATTGCAAGAAGGCTCAATTTCTATGTTTTTTCTAACGATGAAAAAATGCAAAAAGAAATTGTCTTAGAAATGGATAATTACGAAAAAAAAATGATGGAGCTCATTGCAAAATTTAACAATACGCAACAAACCGAAACATCTCAAAAAATCATTCAGGAATTGCCTGCAGACTGGCAGGCTTTTAAAGCAACACAACAAAAAGTAATTCATTCTGTTGACCAGAAAGAAGATATAGAAAAAACAAAACAAATTATTTTAAATGAAGTTCGCCCTGCTTTTCAAAAATTTGATGACAATTTATCTGCCCTTCTTGATATAAAAGAGACAACCAGCAAACAATCTTTCGAGCATGCCAATGAAGTGACTGCACAAATCACCATACTCATGGCAAGCATTATTATCTGCTCTTTTTTAATTTCAATCATGATTGCTTTTTTTATCACCCGCCAAATTATGCGTCAAATTGGCGGGGAACCAAGTCTTGCCGTCAGTATTGCAAACCAGGTAGCCAGCGGCAACCTAACGATTAACACCACACTCACCCAGGGCGATCAGTCCAGCATTATTTTTTCGCTACAAAAAATGACTCATACGCTCAACCAAGTCATGAGCAATATTTACTCTACATCAAATGCCCTGGCCAGCTCATCCGAGCAAGTAAGCGCTGCATCCCAGAACCTGTCACAAAACGCCTCTGAGCAGGCAGCCAGCATAGAAGAAACCAGCTCATCTCTCGAAGAAATCACCTCAACCATTTCGCAAAACAATGAAAATGCCAAAATAACAGAAGGAATCTCTGGCAAAGCCTCCGTTAAAGCGGCTGAAGGCGGAGCTGCCGTAAAAGAAACAGTATTTGCCATGCAGCTGATTACTGGAAAAATTAAAATCATTGACGATATTGCCTATCAAACCAACTTGCTTGCGCTTAACGCCGCCATTGAGGCGGCGCGTGCAGGAGAGCATGGAAAAGGCTTTGCCGTTGTTGCTGCCGAAGTACGTAAACTTGCGGAACGCAGCCAGATTGCAGCTCAGGAGATCAGCGAGCTTGCCGACAGCAGCGTACGGCAAGCGGCAGGCGCTGGCGAGCGGCTGGGAGAAATTGTACCTTTAATCAAAAAAACAGCCGATCTGGTCGAAGAAATTTCAGCGGCTTCCCAGGAGCAATCCAGCGGCATAGAGCAAATCAATACCGCCATGAGCCAAATTTCACAAACAACCCAAGGCAATGCCGCTGCGGCAGAAGAGCTCAATTCAACAGCAGAAGAGCTTTCTATTCATGCCTCGCGTTTACAGGAAATGATTGGTTTTTTTCAAACGGGGAAAACCTCAAAAATATAA
- the astB gene encoding N-succinylarginine dihydrolase translates to MSISFEANFDGLVGPTHHYGGHSFGNVASTSNANKAANPREAAKQGLAKMKALADLGYKQGVFVPQERPAIGLLRELGFGGDDASVLAAVAKASPGLLANVSSASSMWTANAATVSPSADTADGRVHFTAANLQNKFHRAIEHAQTTRSLKAMFNNDAVFAHHDALPMQAVFGDEGAANHTRFCHDYAKAGVEFFVYGRQHWGGAVEPQKFPARQTREAGEAIARLHGLSSDKLVFAQQNPAVIDAGVFHNDVISVGNQRVLFVHETAFLQQAAVYAELDAKLGGGLQVIEVPLVQVSVADAVKSYLFNSQLLARADGRQNLVVPDECRATPAVWDYLQGMLASNGPIAELMVFDLKQSMQNGGGPACLRLRVALQEKELAAVNPHIWMNDALFASLNTWVDQHYRDRLTEADLADPQLIIEVRTALDELTQILHLGSIYPCQLA, encoded by the coding sequence ATGTCGATTAGTTTTGAAGCCAATTTTGATGGTTTAGTGGGCCCGACTCATCATTATGGTGGCCATTCTTTTGGTAATGTGGCGTCTACATCCAATGCTAATAAAGCAGCTAACCCGCGTGAGGCGGCCAAGCAAGGCCTGGCCAAAATGAAAGCGCTGGCTGATCTGGGTTATAAGCAGGGCGTGTTTGTGCCGCAAGAGCGCCCGGCTATTGGCTTGTTGCGTGAGCTGGGTTTTGGCGGGGATGACGCCAGCGTGCTGGCTGCGGTGGCCAAAGCCTCGCCGGGCCTTTTGGCCAATGTATCTTCTGCGTCCAGTATGTGGACTGCCAATGCCGCAACCGTCAGCCCTTCAGCAGATACTGCAGATGGCCGTGTGCACTTTACGGCTGCCAATTTGCAAAATAAGTTTCACCGTGCAATCGAGCATGCTCAAACCACCCGTTCGCTCAAAGCAATGTTTAATAATGATGCAGTTTTTGCTCATCATGATGCCTTGCCGATGCAAGCCGTGTTTGGCGATGAAGGTGCGGCAAACCACACCCGTTTTTGTCATGACTATGCCAAAGCGGGTGTTGAATTTTTTGTTTATGGCCGCCAGCACTGGGGCGGCGCAGTGGAGCCACAGAAATTCCCGGCACGCCAGACAAGAGAAGCGGGTGAGGCAATTGCCCGTTTGCATGGTTTAAGCTCAGATAAGCTGGTATTTGCTCAGCAAAACCCAGCGGTGATTGATGCCGGGGTGTTTCATAATGATGTGATTTCGGTGGGTAATCAGCGCGTATTGTTTGTCCACGAAACAGCTTTTTTGCAGCAGGCGGCAGTCTATGCCGAGCTGGACGCTAAGCTCGGTGGTGGTTTGCAGGTCATTGAAGTGCCGCTGGTGCAAGTGAGCGTGGCCGATGCGGTGAAGTCATATCTCTTTAACAGCCAGCTGCTGGCTCGGGCTGATGGCCGTCAGAATCTGGTGGTGCCGGATGAATGCCGTGCCACACCTGCGGTTTGGGATTACTTGCAGGGTATGCTGGCCAGTAATGGCCCGATTGCCGAGCTGATGGTGTTCGATTTGAAGCAAAGTATGCAAAACGGCGGAGGCCCGGCTTGCTTACGCTTACGTGTGGCATTGCAGGAAAAAGAGCTGGCGGCTGTGAACCCGCATATCTGGATGAATGATGCGCTGTTTGCCAGCTTGAATACCTGGGTAGACCAGCATTATCGCGATCGCCTCACCGAGGCCGATTTGGCCGATCCCCAGCTGATTATTGAAGTACGCACAGCGCTGGATGAGCTGACTCAGATTTTACATCTGGGCTCGATTTATCCCTGCCAGCTGGCTTGA
- a CDS encoding chemotaxis protein CheW, producing the protein MNIRNLRKNKEEHLALAQSEEKQYLTFMLNQELFAVVIHNIKEIIEYAGVTEVPLMPRFMHGVINMRGAVIPVIDLAVRFGKGSSTIGRRSCVVILEVFFSEAYHDVGVLVDSVNEVIEISASKIEPPPEFGAKVRSEFISGIGTINDKFVIILDVNHALSLGEMVELVDEKINSSSEHRISFNADEMQ; encoded by the coding sequence ATGAATATCCGCAACCTAAGGAAAAATAAAGAAGAGCATCTTGCCTTGGCCCAGTCAGAAGAAAAGCAATACCTTACTTTCATGCTAAATCAAGAATTATTTGCCGTCGTCATTCACAATATCAAAGAGATTATTGAGTATGCCGGCGTCACCGAGGTCCCTCTGATGCCGCGTTTTATGCATGGCGTTATTAATATGCGTGGCGCAGTTATTCCGGTCATAGATTTAGCCGTACGTTTTGGCAAAGGCAGCAGCACAATTGGCCGGCGCTCTTGTGTGGTTATTCTGGAAGTCTTTTTTTCCGAGGCGTATCACGATGTGGGTGTATTGGTAGATTCGGTTAACGAAGTCATTGAAATCTCTGCTTCAAAAATCGAGCCACCACCCGAATTTGGCGCGAAAGTGCGTAGTGAATTTATCTCGGGAATCGGCACGATCAATGATAAATTCGTCATCATTCTGGACGTAAATCATGCGCTTTCTTTAGGTGAAATGGTCGAACTCGTTGATGAAAAAATTAATTCAAGCTCGGAGCATCGCATAAGCTTTAATGCTGACGAAATGCAATAG
- a CDS encoding iron-containing alcohol dehydrogenase, with protein MQNFSFHAPTRIHFGQGQVAQLAVEIPAASRVLLVYGGGSIKQNGVYQQVMVALSQHEVFEFAGVEANPEYETLMRAAAQAKVAKVDWVLAVGGGSVIDGAKFIAAAALLDEEIDPWLIVGNRTPIRCALPIAVVLTLPATGAESNFASVISRRATQDKMSFKNAMVFPRCAVLDPALTLSLPSRQISNGVVDAFIHTTEQYLTFPAEARLQDRLAEGILSTLIEVGPVTLAHPDDINARANYMWCANQALFGLVGVGQPQDWVSHAIGHELTTLYDMDHAQTLAVVLPSLLRYCFDDKLLKLAQYGRRVWGFSGSDHEVAHAAIHATVDFFEQMGLPTHLAAYGLNADEVALAVGNLLPKHKAFPLGERGRLTLADCMAIVRMAK; from the coding sequence ATGCAGAATTTTAGTTTCCATGCACCAACGCGTATTCATTTCGGGCAGGGGCAGGTGGCGCAGCTCGCTGTGGAGATTCCTGCGGCTAGCCGTGTGCTTCTGGTGTATGGCGGTGGCAGCATTAAGCAAAATGGCGTTTATCAGCAGGTGATGGTGGCTTTATCGCAGCATGAGGTCTTCGAGTTTGCAGGGGTTGAAGCCAACCCGGAATACGAAACGCTGATGCGCGCCGCTGCACAGGCTAAAGTTGCCAAAGTAGATTGGGTATTGGCTGTGGGCGGCGGCTCGGTGATTGATGGGGCTAAGTTTATTGCGGCTGCAGCATTACTGGATGAGGAGATTGATCCCTGGTTGATTGTGGGCAATCGCACGCCTATCAGGTGCGCCTTGCCGATTGCCGTGGTGCTGACTTTACCCGCCACAGGAGCGGAGAGTAATTTTGCTTCGGTGATTTCCCGCCGTGCTACGCAAGACAAAATGTCGTTTAAAAATGCCATGGTATTTCCACGCTGCGCCGTACTTGATCCTGCTCTGACGCTGAGTTTACCTTCGCGTCAGATCAGCAATGGTGTGGTTGATGCATTTATCCATACCACCGAGCAATACCTCACCTTTCCTGCCGAAGCACGTTTGCAAGACCGGTTGGCAGAGGGGATTTTATCCACCCTGATCGAAGTCGGGCCGGTTACGCTGGCTCATCCTGATGATATCAACGCACGGGCTAACTATATGTGGTGTGCCAACCAGGCCCTGTTTGGCCTGGTTGGCGTTGGGCAGCCGCAGGATTGGGTTAGTCACGCCATCGGTCATGAGCTGACAACGCTCTATGATATGGATCATGCCCAGACGCTGGCCGTGGTGCTGCCAAGCTTACTGCGTTATTGTTTTGACGATAAATTGCTTAAACTTGCTCAGTATGGCCGCCGTGTGTGGGGATTCTCCGGCAGCGATCATGAGGTTGCCCATGCAGCTATTCATGCCACAGTAGATTTTTTTGAGCAAATGGGCTTGCCCACGCATCTGGCGGCTTATGGGCTAAATGCAGATGAAGTAGCATTGGCTGTCGGTAAT
- the astA gene encoding arginine N-succinyltransferase has product MLIRPIETEDLPELLALAKEAGVGVTTLQANPERLSARILASETSLNTAAPDAADASYVFVLEDELTGKIVGTSGIEVAVGMHETWYNYRVGINVHASRELGIYKQLETLFLNSDMTGSSELCSLFLLPHYRKDGNGSLLSKARFLFMAEHSARFSHRIIAEMRGISDEEGRSPFWESLGRHFFRMDFARADFLSYVGSKSFIAELMPQHPIYTCFLPEEARQVIGEVHAATRPARAMLEAEGFHYQGYVDIFDAGPTLECELEQVRAVRASDCYEAQPVSTEAGIPWLVSNRQLLGFRCVIAIAQKTDSGLQLTQLVLDQLGIAAGDSVRAVPLSARG; this is encoded by the coding sequence ATGTTGATTCGCCCGATTGAGACAGAAGATTTACCCGAACTGCTGGCTTTGGCAAAAGAAGCCGGAGTGGGGGTAACCACGCTGCAGGCCAATCCTGAACGTCTGTCTGCGCGAATTTTAGCTAGTGAAACTTCGCTTAATACTGCTGCCCCAGATGCTGCAGATGCAAGTTATGTGTTTGTGCTTGAGGACGAGCTCACCGGTAAAATTGTCGGCACTTCAGGCATTGAGGTGGCCGTGGGTATGCATGAAACCTGGTACAACTACCGGGTAGGCATCAATGTGCATGCCTCACGTGAGTTGGGTATTTATAAGCAACTGGAAACCCTGTTTTTAAACAGTGATATGACTGGCTCCAGTGAGCTTTGTTCTTTGTTTTTGTTGCCTCATTATCGTAAAGATGGCAATGGCAGCCTTTTGTCCAAGGCGCGTTTTTTGTTTATGGCCGAGCACAGTGCCCGTTTTTCGCATCGCATTATTGCCGAAATGCGCGGAATTTCGGATGAAGAGGGACGCTCGCCGTTCTGGGAGAGCCTGGGGCGGCATTTTTTTCGTATGGATTTTGCCCGCGCCGACTTCTTGTCTTACGTTGGCAGTAAATCGTTTATTGCCGAACTGATGCCGCAACATCCGATTTACACCTGTTTTTTGCCCGAAGAAGCACGCCAGGTCATTGGAGAAGTGCACGCAGCTACACGTCCTGCCCGTGCCATGCTGGAGGCAGAGGGCTTTCATTACCAAGGTTATGTGGATATTTTTGATGCGGGCCCGACACTGGAATGCGAGCTGGAGCAGGTACGGGCGGTGCGCGCAAGTGATTGCTATGAGGCTCAGCCGGTGAGTACGGAGGCTGGCATCCCATGGCTGGTTTCAAACCGTCAGCTGCTGGGGTTTCGCTGTGTCATTGCCATTGCACAGAAAACTGACAGTGGTTTGCAACTGACACAGCTTGTTCTGGATCAGCTTGGCATTGCTGCGGGTGACAGCGTGCGCGCGGTACCGCTATCTGCCAGGGGGTAA
- a CDS encoding STAS domain-containing protein — protein sequence MLHQAITTGCHPMPITHKIQNDLCTILIRGEISIYTSKLMQETLLELLQSEHIIHIDLSEVNEIDSAGIQLLISLKKYAHNKKTTLQFQEHSLCVLDVIDLYNIAAELGDPLVLTQR from the coding sequence ATGCTTCATCAGGCCATCACAACAGGATGCCACCCAATGCCCATCACACACAAAATTCAAAATGACCTTTGCACTATTTTAATCAGAGGGGAAATCTCCATTTACACCTCGAAACTCATGCAGGAAACACTCCTCGAATTATTACAATCAGAACACATAATTCATATTGATTTATCTGAAGTCAATGAAATTGACAGCGCTGGAATTCAACTTTTAATTAGTTTAAAAAAATATGCACACAATAAAAAAACCACATTGCAGTTCCAAGAACATAGCCTGTGTGTACTGGATGTAATTGATCTTTACAATATTGCAGCCGAACTGGGTGACCCGCTCGTACTCACCCAGCGCTGA